In Nyctibius grandis isolate bNycGra1 chromosome 6, bNycGra1.pri, whole genome shotgun sequence, a single genomic region encodes these proteins:
- the TADA2B gene encoding transcriptional adapter 2-beta, with product MAELGKKYCVYCLAEVSSLRFRCTECADIELCPDCFSAGAEIGPHRRWHGYQLVDGGRFTLWGAEAEGGWSSREEQLLLDAIEQFGFGNWEDMAAHVGASRTPQEVMEHYVSMYIHGNLGKACIPDTIPNRVTDHTCPSGGPLSPSLTTPLPPLDISVAEQQQLGYMPLRDDYEIEYDQDAETLISGLSVNYDDDDVEIELKRAHVDMYVRKLKERQRRKNIARDYNLVPAFLGKDKKDKEKAPKRKITKEEKELRLKLRPLYQFMSCKEFEDFFENMHKERILRAKIRELQRYRRNGITKMEESAEYEAARHKREKRKENKNIASSKRGKEDGKEGEFAAIENLPGFELLSDREKVLCSSLNLSPARYVTVKTIIIKDHLQKRQGIPSKSRLPSYLDKVLKKRILNFLTESGWISRDAS from the exons ATGGCGGAACTGGGGAAGAAGTACTGCGTGTACTGCCTGGCCGAGGTGAGCTCCCTGCGCTTCCGCTGCACCGAGTGCGCCGACATCGAGCTCTGCCCCGACTGCTTCTCGGCGGGCGCCGAGATCGGCCCGCACCGCCGATGGCACGGCTACCAGCTCGTCGACGGCGGCCGTTTCACCCTCTGGGGCGCCGAGGCCGAGGGCGGCTGGAGCAGCCgggaggagcagctgctgctggacgCCATCGAGCAGTTCGGCTTCGGCAACTGG GAGGATATGGCTGCTCACGTGGGTGCATCCCGAACGCCTCAGGAGGTGATGGAACACTACGTGAGCATGTATATCCACGGCAACCTGGGAAAAGCCTGCATCCCTGACACTATTCCCAACAGAGTGACGGATCACACGTGTCCCAGCGGCGGCCCGCTTTCTCCTAGCTTGACCACGCCACTCCCACCATTGGATATATCggtggctgagcagcagcagctgggataCATGCCGCTTCGCGATGACTACGAGATCGAGTACGATCAAGACGCGGAGACTCTGATCAGCGGCCTTTCGGTGAACTATGACGATGACGATGTGgaaatagaattaaaaagagCTCACGTAGACATGTACGTAAGGAAACTCAAGGAGAGGCAGCGGCGGAAGAACATTGCACGAGACTATAACTTGGTACCGGCCTTTCTGGGGAAGGATAAAAAGGACAAGGAGAAAGCTCCCAAACGAAAGATCACGAAAGAGGAGAAGGAGTTGAGGCTGAAACTGAGGCCTCTGTACCAGTTCATGTCTTGTAAGGAGTTTGAAGACTTCTTTGAGAACATGCACAAGGAGAGGATACTTCGAGCAAAGATTCGGGAGCTGCAGCGGTATCGTCGAAACGGAATCACCAAAATGGAAGAGTCGGCAGAATACGAGGCAGCCAGGCATAAAcgggagaagaggaaggagaacaaAAACATAGCTAGTTccaagagagggaaggaagatggTAAAGAAGGTGAATTTGCTGCCATTGAAAACCTGCCTGGCTTTGAGCTGTTATCGGACAGGGAAAAGGTGCTCTGCAGCTCACTCAACTTGAGTCCTGCACGTTATGTGACTGTAAAAACTATAATCATTAAAGACCATCTCCAAAAGAGACAAGGAATTCCTTCAAAGAGTCGCCTTCCCAGTTACTTAGATAAGGTactgaagaaaaggattttaaacTTTCTAACAGAAAGTGGTTGGATATCCAGGGATGCTTCATGA
- the GRPEL1 gene encoding grpE protein homolog 1, mitochondrial, which produces MAAVARCVRGALRPRYPLLSFSLRTSPRLLCVATQQKNTGQTLEEDQSQSQNEQKVEPSSAEKMLIEEKAKVEEQLKEVTDKYRRALADAENVRQRSQKLVEEAKLYGIQSFCKDLLEVADILEKATESVPKEEIKDENPHLKSLYEGLVMTEVQIQKVFKKHGLLRLNPVGAKFDPYEHEALFHAPMEGKEPGTIALVSKIGYKLHGRTLRPALVGVVKDA; this is translated from the exons ATGGCGGCGGTGGCCCGGTGCGTGCGGGGCGCGCTGCGCCCGCGGTACCCGCTGCTGAGCTTCTCCCTGAG GACTTCTCCACGACTACTTTGTGTAGcgacacaacagaaaaatactggCCAGACCTTGGAAGAGGACCAGAGTCAGAGCCAAAATGAGCAGAAGGTTGAACCTAGCTCTgctgaaaaaatgttaattgaaGAAAAGGCCAAAGTGGAAGAACAATTAAAAGAAGTTACA GACAAGTACAGGCGTGCCTTGGCAGATGCAGAAAACGTGAGGCAAAGAAGCCAGAAACTGGTAGAAGAGGCAAAGTTATACG gaaTTCAGAGCTTCTGTAAGGACTTACTAGAAGTTGCAGACATTTTggagaaagcaacagaaagtgttccaaaagaagaaattaaggatgAAAATCCTCACCTGAAGAGTTTATACGAAGGTCTTGTTATGACAGAAGTACAGATtcaaaaagtctttaaaaaacatgGCCTGCTCAGACTGAATCCTGTCGGAGCCAAGTTCGATCCCTATGAACACGAAGCGTTGTTCCATGCTCCCATGGAAGGGAAGGAGCCTGGCACTATTGCGTTAGTGTCCAAGATTGGCTATAAGCTGCACGGGCGTACACTGCGGCCTGCCTTGGTGGGTGTTGTGAAAGACGCTTAG
- the CFAP184 gene encoding cilia- and flagella-associated protein 184 — translation MEAAGEPEQPGPEQPGPEQPGPEEPEPCGPEQPGPEQPEPCGQEELGLEEMEPSGPEESSEPEVAAGPPEPSDPGSPVAAPAAGGAKEEEAGGRDGAAGEAAPAARAEEAPSPPSPAAPGAGERGSGEAAGEAPEERDDAEEGEEERRERAALLEQHLGLVGEWDRLRQASARLQMRLGEGRRRPEPDSGDPQRYEQLLLRLRELREQWEPVAAAGREQVEALRRGAEERQARAEAKWAALQAREKAVGVPRLGRREVAEAAEAVERIQASGRDKEQQVREAHMENIKLKHEIQNLETILKAQGELVESQYFMDVEHAKKENQKHSKMIDDLSGEILKLKKKKSNAVHILSQFREKLEFVEAENQGRKDELMDTEREESLSQKRDIVTKTKPARDRLQRNNLKLKQKCGLLGNEILLRDFEEKVDAAELLSQQLETLKRHHAGLLLTCTGIQKKIKEANSSFLAEDDRRKEGREKKQGSF, via the exons ATggaggcggcgggg GAGCCGGAGCAGCCGGGGCCGGAGCAGCCGGGGCCGGAGCAGCCGGGGCCGGAGGAGCCGGAGCCCTGCGGGCCGGAGCAGCCGGGGCCGGAGCAGCCGGAGCCCTGCGGGCAAGAGGAGCTGGGGCTAGAGGAGATGGAGCCGTCGGGGCCCGAGGAGTCGTCAGAGCCGGAGGTCGCGGCGGGACCGCCGGAACCCTCGGACCCGGGGTCGCCGGTGGCTGCTCCAGCAGCCGGCGGTgccaaggaggaggaggcgggcGGCAGGGACGGTGCTGCGGGCGAGGCGGCTCCCGCCGCGCGGGCTGAAGAGGCCCCGAGCCCCCCGTCACCGGCCGCCCCCGGCGCAGGAGAGCGGGGCAGCGGCGAGGCGGCGGGCGAGGCGCCCGAGGAGCGGGACGACGCGGAGGAGGGCGAGGAggagcggcgggagcgggcggcgctgctggagcagcacctTGGGCTGGTGGGCGAGTGGGACCGGCTGCGGCAGGCCAGCGCCCGCCTGCAGATGCGCCTGGGcgaggggcggcggcggccggagcCGGACTCCGGCGATCCGCAGCGCTACGAGCAGCTCCTCCTGCGGCTGCGGGAGCTGCGGGAGCAGTGGGAGCCGGTGGCCGCGGCCGGCCGGGAGCAGGTGGAGGCCCTGCGGCGGGGCGCCGAGGAGCGGCAGGCCCGGGCCGAGGCCAAGTGGGCCGCCCTGCAGGCCCGCGAGAAGGCGGTGGGCgtgcccaggctgggcaggagggaggtggcGGAGGCAGCGGAGGCGGTGGAGCGCATCCAGGCCAGCGGAAGGGACAAAGAGCAGCAGGTGCGCGAG GCCCATATGGAAAACATCAAGCTGAAGCACGAAATCCAGAACCTTGAAACCATCTTGAAAGCTCAGGGAGAACTGGTAGAGAGTCAATATTTCATGGATGTTGAGCACGCGAAGAAAGAGAatcagaaacacagcaaaatgatTGATGACCTGAGTGGTGAAATCCTGAAgctcaaaaagaagaaatcgAATGCAGTACATATTCTCAGCCAGTTCAGGGAAAAACTAGAGTTTGTGGAAGCTGAAAATCAAGGCAGGAAGGATGAACTGATGGACACTGAGAGAGAAGAGAGTCTCTCACAGAAGAGAGACATTGTGACCAAAACCAAACCGGCCAGAGACAGACTGCAGAGAAACAATTTGAAATTGAAGCAGAAATGTGGGTTGCTTGGAAATGAGATCCTGCTTCGGGACTTTGAGGAAAAGGtggatgctgcagagctgctaaGTCAGCAATTGGAAACCCTGAAACGTCACCATGCTGGTCTGCTCCTTACTTGTACgggaattcagaaaaaaatcaaggaagccaattcctctttccttgccgaggatgacagaagaaaagaaggtagagaaaagaaacaagggaGTTTTtga